The nucleotide sequence GCAAATTCGTCCTCCCAAGGAAAACGAACGTTACTTTGCCTTGCTGCGAATCGAAGCGATCAATCGTCGTGATCCGATGACGCGGCAAGCTCAAATTCCGTTTGATGAGTTGACGCCACTGCATCCCGATCACCGCATCATGATGGAGCACAGTAGCAAAGAACTGAGTACGCGCGTCGTCGATATGTTGACTCCCGTCGGCTTTGGTCAGCGAGGTTTAATTGTCAGTCCGCCGCGAGCGGGCAAGACCATTCTGATGCAACAATTGGCACGGGCGGTGCTGAAGAATTATCCCGAAGCGTATGTCTTTGTGTTGTTGATCGACGAGCGACCCGAAGAGGTCACGGACATGGAACGCGAGGTCCGCGGTCCTCAGTGTGAGGTGATTAGCAGCACCTTTGACGAGCCTGCTCAGCGGCACATTCAAGTCGCTCAGATGGTGATCGAAAAAGCCAAGCGCATGGTCGAAGCGGGTACCGATGTGGTTATCTTCTTGGACTCGATCACGCGTTTGTCGAGGGCTCACAACAGCGAAGGGGAATCGACCGGCAAACTGCTCTCCGGAGGGTTGGATGCTGGCGCGCTGCAGAAGCCGAAGGCATTGTTCGGCTCGGCACGGAAGGTGGAGGAAGGGGGATCGCTAACGATCTTGGCCACCGCCCTTGTCGATACCGGAAGCCGAATGGACGATGTGATCTTCGAGGAATTCAAGGGAACGGGGAATTTGGAAATCGTGCTCGACCGCTCGCTGGTCGATCGCCGGATTTGGCCCGCCATCGATATCAGCCGTAGTGGCACCCGTCGTGAAGAGATGTTGATGGACCCCGAAGAATATCGCCGTATTTCAGCGATCCGCCGAGCTTTGGCTGAGCTATCGCCAGCCGACGCGATGCAAAACTTGATTTCTCAACTTGTAAAAACCCAGAATAACGCCGAATTTTTGATGAGTCTTAAGGATGTCGATTGAACTTAGTGGAGTGGACGGTCAGTTGCCTCAGGGGAAAATCGCGATCATCGCGAGCCGCTACAACGAATCGATTTGCGATTCCTTAGTCAAGGCTGCTGAAAACACGCTGTTGGAGGCTGGCTATGGCGCGGCAAGCATTGTGATCGTGCGGGTCCCCGGAGCTTGGGAATTGCCGCTCGTGGCTGCACAATTGCTGAAGCAACGTAAATGGCTTGCGGTGGTAACGCTGGGGTGCGTGATCAAGGGCGAGACGACGCATGACGAGCACATCAACCGTGCCGTCAGCGAGGCATTGATGCGGTTGTCAATCGAAACAGGTTCGCCAATTGGGTTCGGTTTGTTGACCTGCAACACGGTTGAGCAAGCGCTTCAACGCAGCGGCGGCAACGTCGGCAATAAAGGCGAAGAGGCCGCTGCCGCCGTACTGGAAATGCTCCGACTCGAGCAAAAGCTTTAAGTGCTGGGGAACATTCTGATTTTCTCTGGCTGCGTTAATCGTTGCTAATCAAGCTTCCCCACCATGTTGGATTCGGGCTCCAGTCCGGTTCCAGCATCTTGGCATGCGAACGCTCGAGTTTTTGCTTGCCCGTTGTTTGGATTTGCATGAACTTCTGTTCGGTTTTCGCGGGATCGTAGCGTGGGTCGGGTTCGGGAAACTTAGCGTTCACGCCCTGTAACCAATCGAGAAGTTGTTTTTGCATCCGCGCGGTTCTTATCGGCATGGCGAGC is from Novipirellula galeiformis and encodes:
- the rho gene encoding transcription termination factor Rho, with the protein product MQSNRPSRDRDNRGSNDNKGPREYRNYRQQNHRPRHPDKEVDQRIRELDAERDPLSLPEEIVSEANKSGEKVGIPSGEQDAPPLNIAQLQQMPYEALTAMAEAGGIAEVSGGGKQELIFSILKHRMKVNGLMFGEGTLEILPDGFGFLRSAQYHYVSCPDDIYVSPSQIRRFGLQTGSHVAGQIRPPKENERYFALLRIEAINRRDPMTRQAQIPFDELTPLHPDHRIMMEHSSKELSTRVVDMLTPVGFGQRGLIVSPPRAGKTILMQQLARAVLKNYPEAYVFVLLIDERPEEVTDMEREVRGPQCEVISSTFDEPAQRHIQVAQMVIEKAKRMVEAGTDVVIFLDSITRLSRAHNSEGESTGKLLSGGLDAGALQKPKALFGSARKVEEGGSLTILATALVDTGSRMDDVIFEEFKGTGNLEIVLDRSLVDRRIWPAIDISRSGTRREEMLMDPEEYRRISAIRRALAELSPADAMQNLISQLVKTQNNAEFLMSLKDVD
- the ribH gene encoding 6,7-dimethyl-8-ribityllumazine synthase; translation: MSIELSGVDGQLPQGKIAIIASRYNESICDSLVKAAENTLLEAGYGAASIVIVRVPGAWELPLVAAQLLKQRKWLAVVTLGCVIKGETTHDEHINRAVSEALMRLSIETGSPIGFGLLTCNTVEQALQRSGGNVGNKGEEAAAAVLEMLRLEQKL